A genomic window from Halomonas sp. LR3S48 includes:
- the urtA gene encoding urea ABC transporter substrate-binding protein, whose product MPFPLRPTAAALLASIAFGAAGQALAQEDPIKVGILHSLSGTMAISESTLKDTVEMLIEQQNEQGGLLGRQLEAVVVDPASNWPLFAERARELLEQHEVDVVFGNWTSVSRKAVLPVFEELNGLLFYPVQYEGEESSENVFYTGAAPNQQAIPAVEYLINEVGVERFVLLGTDYVYPRTTNRILEAFLKEEHGLADEDIMINYTPFGHSDWQNIVAEVRRFGSEGKKTAVVSTINGDANVPFYRELANQGIDAADIPVIAFSVGEQELSGIDTAPLVGHLAAWNYFMSVDSDTNYDFIDAWIDYVGDEEAVTNDPMEAHYIGFNMWAEAVRKAGTTDVDAVKDAIIGVTVPNLTGGYAAMMPNHHITKPVLIGEVQDNGQFDIVWQTPSSVAGDAWSDYLPGSRDLIADWRKPMECGNFNVANGSCGGSTAAEEAEAALAE is encoded by the coding sequence ATGCCTTTCCCGCTTCGTCCCACTGCTGCAGCGCTGCTTGCGTCGATCGCCTTCGGTGCGGCCGGCCAGGCGCTGGCCCAGGAGGATCCGATCAAGGTGGGTATCCTGCATTCGCTGTCCGGCACCATGGCGATCAGCGAATCGACCCTCAAGGACACCGTCGAAATGCTGATCGAGCAGCAGAACGAGCAGGGCGGCCTGCTGGGGCGTCAGCTCGAGGCGGTGGTGGTGGACCCGGCTTCCAACTGGCCGCTGTTTGCCGAGCGTGCCCGCGAGCTGCTCGAGCAGCACGAGGTGGATGTGGTGTTCGGCAACTGGACTTCGGTGTCGCGCAAGGCGGTGCTGCCGGTGTTCGAAGAGCTCAACGGCCTGCTGTTCTATCCGGTGCAGTACGAGGGCGAAGAGTCCTCCGAGAACGTCTTCTATACCGGAGCCGCGCCCAACCAGCAGGCGATCCCGGCGGTGGAGTACCTGATCAACGAGGTGGGCGTGGAGCGCTTCGTGCTGCTCGGCACCGATTATGTCTACCCGCGCACCACCAACCGCATCCTCGAAGCCTTCCTCAAGGAGGAGCACGGCCTCGCCGACGAGGACATCATGATCAACTACACGCCGTTCGGTCACTCCGACTGGCAGAACATCGTCGCCGAGGTGCGCCGCTTCGGCAGCGAGGGCAAGAAGACGGCAGTGGTCTCGACCATCAACGGCGATGCCAACGTGCCGTTCTATCGTGAACTGGCCAACCAGGGCATCGATGCCGCCGACATTCCGGTCATTGCCTTCTCGGTGGGCGAGCAGGAGCTCTCCGGCATCGATACCGCTCCGTTGGTGGGTCACCTGGCGGCGTGGAACTATTTCATGAGCGTCGACAGCGATACCAACTATGACTTCATCGACGCCTGGATCGATTACGTCGGCGACGAGGAAGCGGTGACCAACGACCCCATGGAAGCGCATTACATCGGCTTCAACATGTGGGCCGAGGCGGTGCGCAAGGCCGGCACCACCGACGTCGATGCGGTCAAGGACGCCATCATCGGCGTGACTGTGCCCAACCTGACTGGCGGCTATGCGGCGATGATGCCCAACCACCACATCACCAAGCCGGTGCTGATCGGCGAGGTGCAGGACAACGGCCAGTTCGACATCGTCTGGCAGACGCCTTCCAGCGTGGCTGGCGATGCCTGGTCCGACTACCTGCCGGGTTCGCGTGACCTGATCGCCGACTGGCGCAAGCCCATGGAGTGCGGCAACTTCAACGTGGCCAATGGCAGCTGTGGCGGCAGTACCGCTGCGGAAGAAGCCGAAGCGGCGCTGGCCGAGTAA